The Victivallis sp. Marseille-Q1083 genome has a window encoding:
- a CDS encoding dual specificity protein phosphatase family protein, translating to MQTNGKQWAVRMAEKGPGNFYRVSADLYRSAQPENKNYPQLQALGIRSVLNLRYHHRNPKNGAADYRLNFLAVPFSAVDLTSAELTKALRLFKTAPKPVLVHCWHGSDRTGTFCAAYRIVFEDWSVEAALDELKNGGFGFHRRLYANIPELFRAVDWPAVQAAVLAEENRPPPEAGS from the coding sequence ATGCAAACCAACGGCAAACAGTGGGCGGTCAGGATGGCTGAAAAAGGGCCGGGCAATTTTTACCGGGTATCCGCCGATTTATACCGTTCGGCGCAGCCGGAGAACAAAAATTACCCGCAGCTTCAGGCATTGGGGATCAGGAGTGTGCTCAATTTGCGTTATCACCATCGGAATCCGAAGAATGGGGCGGCCGACTACCGGCTGAATTTTCTGGCAGTGCCGTTCAGTGCCGTCGATTTGACCTCGGCGGAATTGACGAAGGCGTTGAGGCTGTTCAAAACAGCGCCGAAGCCGGTGCTGGTGCACTGTTGGCACGGTTCCGACCGGACCGGAACGTTCTGCGCGGCCTATCGGATTGTGTTTGAAGACTGGAGTGTCGAAGCGGCGCTCGATGAATTGAAGAACGGCGGTTTCGGTTTTCACCGGCGGCTTTATGCGAACATTCCGGAACTGTTTCGCGCCGTCGACTGGCCGGCGGTCCAGGCGGCGGTATTGGCCGAAGAAAACCGGCCGCCGCCGGAGGCCGGTTCATAA
- a CDS encoding cytochrome c biogenesis CcdA family protein, translating to MASILLVFLLAGGLSAAEPVTVDFFYQPGCNECAKVKALVLPRLAERFAGRYVLNHYDIGITENYLKLVELQDALQIDDNEPVAIVLDRRLYLGGFTAIDRRLLFEVENCLQTPATAAPPPAGGPADADNAAVYNRAAAFTLGAVAAAGLVDGINPCVFSTLIFFLSLLAVARIRGSQLLWVGSVYCFACFLTYLALGFGLFRALQLFSGYQTLQRLIESAMILLLLLFAGLSLLDAIRFRRTRNAAAVKLQLPAAVKRRIHTVMRRGLAYRYLLPGAFLIGVLVTVLESVCTGQVYLPTLVLLTKEQGAGRWLWYLLLYNVMFILPLLAVFAIAYRGVTTSGLLQWSRRNVFWGKLALAGLFTALAALLCLL from the coding sequence TTGGCATCGATTCTCCTGGTGTTCCTGCTGGCCGGCGGCTTGTCCGCCGCCGAGCCGGTGACGGTCGATTTTTTTTACCAGCCCGGCTGCAACGAATGCGCCAAAGTCAAAGCTCTGGTACTGCCGCGGCTGGCAGAACGGTTCGCCGGCCGCTATGTGCTGAACCATTACGACATCGGCATCACGGAAAATTATTTGAAACTGGTCGAACTCCAAGACGCCCTGCAAATCGACGACAATGAACCGGTCGCCATCGTTCTCGACCGACGGCTCTATCTCGGCGGCTTCACCGCCATCGACCGGCGCCTCCTTTTCGAAGTCGAAAACTGCCTGCAGACGCCGGCCACCGCCGCTCCGCCCCCGGCCGGCGGCCCGGCAGACGCCGATAACGCAGCAGTGTACAATCGGGCCGCCGCCTTCACCCTCGGCGCCGTCGCCGCCGCCGGACTGGTTGACGGCATCAATCCGTGCGTCTTTTCCACCCTGATTTTCTTTCTGAGCCTGTTGGCGGTGGCCAGAATCCGGGGAAGCCAATTGCTGTGGGTCGGGTCAGTCTACTGCTTCGCCTGTTTCCTCACCTATCTGGCGTTGGGCTTCGGGCTGTTCCGGGCGCTGCAGCTTTTCTCCGGCTATCAAACGCTGCAGCGCCTCATCGAATCCGCCATGATCCTGCTGCTGCTGCTGTTCGCCGGACTGTCGCTGCTCGACGCAATCCGCTTCCGGCGGACCCGGAACGCTGCGGCGGTGAAACTGCAGCTCCCGGCGGCTGTCAAGCGGCGCATCCATACGGTGATGCGCCGCGGCCTCGCTTACCGTTATCTGCTGCCCGGCGCCTTCCTGATCGGGGTGCTGGTCACCGTGCTTGAAAGCGTCTGCACCGGGCAGGTTTACCTGCCGACGCTGGTGCTGTTGACCAAGGAACAGGGCGCCGGGCGCTGGCTGTGGTATCTCCTGCTTTACAATGTCATGTTCATCCTGCCGCTGCTGGCGGTCTTCGCCATCGCCTACCGCGGCGTCACCACTTCCGGGCTGCTGCAATGGAGCCGCCGCAACGTCTTCTGGGGCAAGCTGGCGCTGGCCGGCCTGTTTACGGCGCTGGCGGCGCTGCTGTGTCTTTTATGA
- a CDS encoding GNAT family N-acetyltransferase: MKIRKATPDDLDALVQLRLDFLCEEHGEFPPESRDAFRRQWADFFTGHLGCDCLAYVADTDEELVSVALLLLVEKPANFRYPTGRTGQLLNVYTRPAYRRRGLATLILQALLVEAAQRQVSLLELAATPAGKALYEKLGFRETDSAYTAMQLPRSEG, translated from the coding sequence ATGAAAATTCGCAAAGCCACTCCGGATGATCTCGACGCACTGGTGCAACTGCGTCTGGACTTTCTGTGCGAAGAGCACGGAGAATTCCCGCCGGAGAGCCGGGACGCATTCCGGCGGCAGTGGGCCGATTTTTTTACCGGCCATCTCGGTTGCGACTGCCTCGCGTACGTGGCGGATACCGATGAGGAACTGGTTTCGGTCGCCCTTTTGCTGCTGGTGGAAAAACCGGCCAATTTCCGCTATCCGACCGGCCGGACCGGCCAACTGCTCAACGTCTATACCCGGCCGGCCTACCGCCGCCGGGGACTCGCCACGCTGATTCTGCAAGCCTTGCTGGTCGAAGCCGCCCAGCGGCAGGTTTCGCTGTTGGAACTGGCCGCCACGCCGGCCGGCAAAGCCCTTTATGAGAAGCTGGGCTTCCGGGAAACCGATTCCGCTTATACCGCCATGCAACTGCCGCGTTCGGAAGGATAA
- a CDS encoding helix-turn-helix domain-containing protein — protein MKNINDSSDSRHQVFQLSGPAVEILLCRRDVLNDWQIGGPPAPYWRLYRPWSNTGLLHYHDQTLSMRAGEVWVIAPQTEFNSSLTGPLDKFYLHFLVDGDLSNCRDFCCRLPPSTALEALVERISTKLQERRNSGFRLEFEVTALVTAALALLPEQYLFQYRPVESGLIAVWRLIQQNPARNYTNAELAEFAKMGLSTFIRRFSSYFGISPQHYVQEQRIRSATLLLIRTELPIADIAESCGFCDIYYFSRMFRKFRGISPLAFRKQQRAGST, from the coding sequence ATGAAAAATATCAACGACAGCAGTGACAGCCGACACCAGGTTTTCCAATTGAGCGGCCCGGCGGTGGAAATTCTGCTGTGCCGGCGGGATGTGCTGAACGATTGGCAGATCGGCGGTCCGCCGGCGCCCTACTGGCGGCTTTACCGTCCCTGGAGCAATACCGGTCTGCTCCATTACCATGACCAAACGCTGTCGATGCGCGCCGGGGAAGTCTGGGTGATCGCGCCGCAGACCGAATTCAATTCGTCGCTGACCGGACCGCTTGATAAATTCTACCTTCACTTCCTGGTCGACGGCGATCTGTCCAACTGCCGCGATTTCTGCTGCCGCCTGCCGCCGTCAACCGCTCTGGAAGCGCTGGTCGAACGGATTTCAACCAAATTGCAGGAACGCCGCAACTCCGGATTCCGGCTCGAATTCGAAGTCACCGCGCTGGTGACCGCCGCGCTGGCGCTGCTGCCGGAACAATATCTCTTCCAATACCGGCCGGTCGAATCCGGCCTGATCGCCGTCTGGCGGCTGATACAGCAGAATCCGGCCCGCAATTACACCAACGCCGAACTGGCCGAATTCGCCAAGATGGGATTGAGCACTTTCATCCGCCGTTTTTCCAGTTATTTCGGGATCTCGCCGCAGCATTACGTGCAGGAACAACGGATCCGCAGCGCCACACTGCTGCTGATCCGGACGGAATTGCCGATCGCCGACATCGCCGAGAGCTGCGGCTTCTGCGACATTTACTATTTCAGCCGGATGTTCCGCAAGTTCCGCGGTATTTCGCCGCTGGCTTTCCGCAAGCAACAACGCGCTGGCAGCACCTGA